The sequence CTCCTTGCCCTTCTCTAGTGGTACCGCCCAGGCCTTAATCACCCCCATTCCGCGCGGTGGTATCTCCCAGGCGCCACAGCTCGAGGGGCGGTGCCTCCCCAAGGGTTCCCTAGGTCTTCTCGAGCTCCCGGCTTCAGAGGGGCGGGCCTCCTCCGCCATCGCCCTGAGCCATAGCTAGGGGACCTCCCTGTCCTCTCACTGCCGGGCCCTGCCTCGCACCCCGGCCTTATGCACTGCCCCTCCTGCCCGGCCCCGCCCAGGCAGGCCTGACTCCGCCCCGGGCCCAGCCCACCGAGCCGTTCCGCCACGCCCCTCCCACACCTGCAGCTTCTCGCGAGGGGCTGCCACGGTTGGGAAGTGAGGTGGTCGCTCTTTATTTTCAGATATTGCTGTAGAAATAAAGACGGTTTGAATCTGAGCTGGGCTTGTTTGGGGGGCGAAGATTGAGGGTGGAGAGACGGGTCGGGAGAGGTCGCGTGTGAgtggcaagtgtgtgtgtgtgcgtgttgttCGCGTCCGGTACCCGGGCCGCTGGGACCCAAATATACTGCTCCTTGCCCGGAATTGTTTGGGGGCCTCAGATTCCGAATCCGGAAGTCTCCCAAGAAGGCAACCTCCATTTCTAGGGTTATAGAGAGCGGGGACTTTGAGCCCTGCCCCTTCTTAAGCTGTTCGACCTTGAACGAATTCTATGAGTCTCGatatttctcatctataaaatgtgggtGATGACACTCTCCTCCTGGGGCTGCGCTGTGAGTTACGAGATCCCAGCACACGGAAAACTCTAGATGAATGAACATCATCTTTTGCCGGCACCCACTTTCTCATCTAATGGTCATGACCctgggagctaggagggtaggcATGACCGCCTCGGTCAGACGTGGGAAAGGAGAATGACCCTTAACCCTGGCCCTAAACTGAGTTTTCAGCGCTGGGATGCAGGCAAGCTCCCCCAGGCGCCGTCCTAAATCCCACGTACGTCTAGGGAGCGAACTACAAGCCCCAGAAGGCAGTGCGCCGGCGGTGCAGGGAGCGGGCTGGGAGGTGAGGGCCCTCCGTTTTACGCCTGTCGTACAATGTGGAAAACTACAAGTTCCAAGAAGCAGCGCGGCGAGGCCCCACTTGGGCGTATTTGCGCCTGCGCTCCGCGGGCGGGGCCTCTGGGGCGGAGCGGCCACCATCTTGGAACGGGAGGCGGAGCAGAGCCGACTGGGAGCGACCGAGCGGGCCGCCGCTGCCGCCATGAACCCCGAATAGTGAGTGAGCCCCGCCCGCGCCGTCCGGCGCAGCCTCGATTCCGAGTACGGGGCTGTACGCTTACCGGGGTTGTCCTGCCCGGGTCAGGACTGCGCGGCGCCCCCACATCCGGgtctctcttccgctgacccccCCCCCTCACATCCGGGTTCTGCCCCTCCCCCCGGGTGCCCCCGAACCCCGGCTCGACACCCCCCGAGTCATTGCACCCAGCGCCCAAAGACGGCGACCCCGAGGGGCACTGCTTGGGGCCCGAGGCATGTGCTCTACCGGGCCTTAACGGTCAGGTGACCCCGCAGCCCCGATCtctcctggcctcagtttccccacctgcgGCTTGAACGTGGCAGCGGCCTTGGTGCAGACAACGGTCTCAGCGTTTTGGGGCCTGTCACGATAGTCTCTGGTCTTGGTATAAACTCGAGCCCTTACGTTGGGCCTTAAGTCCCTCTGCCCTGCAGATCCAACAACACCGGAGGCCCCGAGGCAGCGCTCCGGGGGGGTTGTCACCTGGCCCCTCGCTTGGGCCGCACTGCCCTGCCGCCCCCGGCAGTCATTCTGTCCTGCCCTCCTCACCTTTGCACAGGCACCCTGCCGCCGTCGGCACACCTCTTCCCTTCGCTGTAACACTGAAGTTTACAGAAATGTGGCAGTTGCTTCCCCGCTTCGGTGGGATTCTTTGCTCCACGAACTCTCCTCACTTCTTGGTCACTCCCCCTAGGGGTAGCTGGGGTAGGTGGCCCACATCTCCTGGCCAGGACTTCGCACTGATAGTTTCCCCGGAGTATCAGTTATCATTGTCTTCCTCTTCTGccacttccttttcttcctcccgaTCCAGGCCACAGGTTTCCGTGGGGCAGGGTGAAGCTCTGAGCTGGATTACAAGGGGGAACAGAGAAGCAAACCAGCAGGCTGGCAAAGAGACTTTGGAGTCTGACAGACCTGGTTCTAGTAGTATAGTtaacagctgtgtgacctggggcaagacTGCCCTTCTCCAGCTCTGGGTTTCTCCTTAGATGGCAATAACAGCACCCACTTCACTGGACTGACGTGAGGATTTGATGACATGGTGCATTTGAAGCTcttagcacaggaccaggcaaagtagGAACTCAGTGACTGTTAACTGCTGTTGCCATTGCTACTTGTTGGCCACTTCTGCTTGGTGGCTTCATACCAGGCTCTTTACGTAGGTAGTTATTTAGTGGGTTCTGGTCTGGGCTCTGGCTTCCACTTCTGCGGCCTCGCCTGCCAAGGCAGGCACACCACAGGGCATGCAGTGGGGTTCTCTAAGTAATCCCAATCAGACAGAACAATGAAATTTGTCAGGAATGAGTAGGATACCCAACTCTGTCGCTACTGATTGTGATCCTTGGCAAGTCAGgtccctctctgtgccttggaTTCCTTCTCTGTAAATTGGGATTTAGCCTCAGCACACTGAGAGCCTTTTGGGGTAGCTATATTATGTGGGGGACTAGAAGGAGGGTTGGGTGAGCGTCGTCGTCTTACAAACCAAGGCACACCCCCCAGTAAGGTTACAGTTGTGACTCCAGTATGTTGGTGGGTGGGCTCCCTGCCATCCTTCATGCCTTCCCATCCTCTCTCTCCAGTGACTACCTGTTTAAGCTGCTTTTGATTGGTGACTCGGGCGTGGGCAAGTCCTGCCTGCTCCTGCGGTTTGCTGTGAGTAAGAAGTCTCCTGTACCGTCCATCTGGGGTCCTGGCTGGCTGGCCAGGGGGAAGAAGGGATACCCTAGAACACAGCAGTTATGAGACCTGGGGGACCAAGGATGAAGTTGCAGGACCTGCTGGCAACACATCCAACAGGAAGGCGGCAGGGCTGGCAAAGTGGGGTGCTGAGAGCTGGGGCTTGgcagttaggagctcagctgggcAGGGAGCTGGAGGGAGGTTTTCCAGATGGGCCTCAGACCCGTTCACTGGCCCTTTCAGGATGACACATACACAGAGAGCTACATCAGCACCATTGGGGTGGACTTCAAGATCCGAACTATTGAGCTGGATGGCAAAACCATCAAACTTCAGATCGTGAGTGGTGTTCTTCCCATAGCCGCCATGTAGAGGCACTACTCTGGGAGGGGCATGGGGCTCTGGGTATGGAGTGAGGCTGACCCTGTCTCTCCTCCCCTCCTGTCATGAAGTGGGACACAGCCGGTCAGGAACGGTTCCGGACCATCACCTCCAGCTACTATCGGGGAGCCCATGGCATCATCGTGGTGTACGACGTCACCGACCAGGTACTGGCTTTGCCATCCCCAGCCTTGCCTCCTCGACCTTAGGTCTCTGGCCCTTGCTTCTTTTTACTTTGCTTGTCTTCTCTTCCTGATGCTCCTCAGAAAGGGGACTATACTTGATTCATTTCACAAGGAGAGAAACAGCCACAGAAATGGACCCTCTCAAGGTCCTCCCACCTGAGCTTGCCACCTCATTCTAGACCTTCTGGGCACTTGTGCTTTCTGGAGGTTTAGTCAGCAGGTTGGCCTCCTGTGTGGAGCCTGTGGCCTTTTGTGTGGAACACACTGTGGGGGAGCCATTGCAGGGCTTTAGGCAGGAAGTGCGGGAGCCCTGGGCTCCGTGGCAGCAGAGACCTAGGAGTCCTGTGTCTCGCAGCAGCCTCAGTCATGGGTGGGGGTGTGGTTGTAACAGTCGGAAACCGCCCTACCGTAGCTTACAGTTTACAGACTATGCAGCCGTTTGACTCCCATGACCTCCCAAGATGTCTTTGCCACTTTCCCATTTGCAGACAAGGCGTGGGTGGTGAGGAGACTTGCTGAGGGCCCTGCAGCTGACTGAGAGGCAGGGCTGGGAAAACTGGGTCTTGGATTCCACCTGCTGTGTTCCTTCTACCAGACTTATTGCTTACCAGGGTCCTGGCCCTGGGGACATGGTGTTGCTTCCATCGGCCCCAGGCCAGGAGGAGTCCCTGCTCTGAGAGGCAGCAGGGCTCTGCAGGCTCACAGGGACTCTGAGGCCAACTCCCACCTGGCCTCCCCAGCTCCTGGACAGTGAGCTGTGGCTGAACTGTgcaccactcaggtcacccagtgaCCTCATTTCAGTTTGCGCCACATTCGACCTTCGTGGCTTTAAATtcccttttttcctctctccttgAAAAGCTTGTCATCCTCCTGCTCCCCCACCTGCCCCATCCGTCTGCTTGCTGCACTTGGTTCTGCCTTTTCAGTGTCTTTTTCCCGAGTCCATAATGTACTGCTCCCCACAGCTGCATAGTCCGTGCCCCCAGGCTCTGGCCCAGGCTGCCTCCTTCCTCTCCCAGCACAGCCTGGGCGCTGTCCTCGTTTGGGCTCCCAGCCTGCGTATTGTTCTTCCGCCTAAATGGCTCTGACTTCACAGTCGCCCCTTCTCTGTCATACACCATGCTGCTCCTTCAGGGTGTGTCCATCCTGATCCTCAGTCTCCCAGTGAAGGAGTCGGAGGGGGGTCCCCGCTTTCCAGATGAGGTGTTGAGAAACTTGCGCATTTTCTCAAAGCTGGTGTTTGAACCACACCCTTTCCTGCCCAGGCAGCCTCTCCTGAGCCCCAGACCGTCTGCAGAACTCAGCAAGCCCAGCACCCGCCTCACCATACCCCTGAACCAGCTCCTGCAGCCCATCCTTATAACAGAGTCCCTGTCAGCCTGACCAGAAAACTCTTGCTTCCTCACCTCCCCCACCCAGTTGGTCCCGCGTCGCCTTATCCTGCCACCATCCTGTCTCAAATCTGTCCCCTCTAATAATAGCAGTGATGAGAATAATAGCAGGTTCTGCTAATTGAGCACTTTGTTATGAGACAGGCTGTGTTCAGTAGCTTGTGCTCACAATAGCCCAGCTAGAGgtagttttataaaaaaaaaaaagggaaactgaggctcagcgagGTCAGGCAACAAACCTGAGGTCACAGAGTAAATGATTGAGCTAGGCCTTAATCCCAGGATGATCTGACTGAATCTGTCCCTGGCTCGGGCAGCATCTTCCCTGGATCCTGCAAGCCACCCCCACCCAGCTGGTCTCCCTCTTGCCAGTCTGATGTGGTCCCCACACTTCTGCCAGGACTGTCCCTCTGAAACATAGGTGTGGTCTGCCTGCCCCCTTCTTGAGAAAGCCTCCAAGGCCTGTTGTCCACAGACTCGGGACCAGGTGAGACCCTTCAAGCTCTGGCCCGCCTCTTCTCCTGTCCCTGCTCAGGGCCTGTGTTCCAGCAACAGTCAGCTCCTCCCTGTCCCCTCACATCCTGGGAGTTTGCACGTCTCCGCCTCCCCTCTACTTCCTCCTGCACAGGCCAGGTCTTAGCTGCAGGCTCAGGTGAGCTCAGCCTCCCCAGGCAGAGGGGCTCCTGGGGCTCCAGCAGCCCCTGCCTTCTACCCCTGCAGCTCTGATCAGCCCATCTGGCCATTGTGTGTGTCCTGGTTGGTTCCTACACCATCTGTTGAGTGctttagggcagggcccaggtATGGTTTCCCTCACTGTctgtccccagcacccagcacagggccCAGCATGGGACATGGCAGGAAGTGTGAGTTGTGGCCAGTGTGGTGTCACCAGATCTTTGGCTCCTAAGAAGGGAAAGTGGCCGTAGCTGCAGCCCTTTCCCGAAAGTTCTGTCCTTTGTCCACGGGGGTAGCAGGCTGCTGGGTGAGTCTGAGGCTGAGTGATGGGCTGTTGATGCCAGCAGCAGGATGAACTTTGGGCTCTGTTCCCAGGATACCTGTCTCCCCCCTAGGCAGGGCCCCTTCTGCAAGGACCATCCACCTCCCAGGGGCTTAAAGAGATCTTACTGCCACTGTGGGAACTCTGTGGTTCTTGCTGGGCTGTTGTTCTTGGACCAGCTGCCGctttttcccctccttccctgcctcccctcAGACCTGTCTCTCTTCTGATGCGATTGGCCCCCCACATGTGGTTAGGTCTTTCCTGTGTCTCCTGGAGGGACAGAGCAGCTGCAGGCAGTTGGGGCTACATTGGCCTGGCTTTTAGGGTTGCAGACAgatgaggggagggaggaaagctAAGCCTGAGGAGAGAAAGAGGGGGCTTCTTCTGGGTCTCCAGGCCGAGCTTTGCTGCCTTGCTCAGGGGCCCAGGACACCCACCTCTCCCTCAGAGAAGTGCCCGTTCTCCAGGCCTGGGGCAAGGGTGGGAGTTGGGAGCAGCATAACTTTCAACTGGCTCCCCCAGGAATCCTATGCCAACGTGAAGCAGTGGCTGCAGGAGATCGACCGCTATGCCAGCGAGAACGTCAACAAGCTCCTGGTAGG comes from Elephas maximus indicus isolate mEleMax1 chromosome 7, mEleMax1 primary haplotype, whole genome shotgun sequence and encodes:
- the RAB1B gene encoding ras-related protein Rab-1B — protein: MNPEYDYLFKLLLIGDSGVGKSCLLLRFADDTYTESYISTIGVDFKIRTIELDGKTIKLQIWDTAGQERFRTITSSYYRGAHGIIVVYDVTDQESYANVKQWLQEIDRYASENVNKLLVGNKSDLTTKKVVDNTTAKEFADSLGIPFLETSAKNATNVEQAFMTMAAEIKKRMGPGAASGGERPNLKIDSTPVKPAGGGCC